One genomic window of Manihot esculenta cultivar AM560-2 chromosome 16, M.esculenta_v8, whole genome shotgun sequence includes the following:
- the LOC110604152 gene encoding endoribonuclease YBEY, chloroplastic isoform X1 gives MPPPLSRLLRTLHPLFPSSAPMARVFSRATSLPLSNPLLTTAFSSIHSSSSLSFTPKFNRFRVLWLSKHSAFGKNFHALSGEGDGRLLRPTGGRVWAAQRGYRKVRRRAVPKIREKGLELNVSICIEEKLPDDPEILSIAELLRLNVPMAMKLAFDDLKDSVHKTRDMAIRDVGGFESVELSVLLCNDEFIRELNKEWRDEDHATDVLSMSQHVPQLKLPILMLGDIVISVETAARQAEERGHTLIDEIRILLVHGLLHLLGFDHEISEEAEAEMEKEEELLLKSLGWKGKGLIQSAYDAETNVNLQTENLHDRKKEGCLRFYKPKFNYIFCDMDGTLLNSRSQISWTNAKALKEALSRGVKVVIATGKARPAAISILKKVELAGKDGVISELSPGVFLQGLLVYGRQGREIFRSNLDPSVCREACLYSLEHKVPLVAFSNDRCLTLFDHPIVDSLHAIYHEPKAEIMPSVEHLLAAADIQKLIFLDTVDGVASSLRPYWSQATGDRADVVQAIPYMLEIVPRGTSKGSGVKLLLDHLGITAKEVMAIGDGENDIEMLELASLGIALSNGSEKTKAVADIIGASNDEDGVADAIYRYAF, from the exons ATGCCGCCTCCCCTCTCTCGTCTCCTCCGCACTCTCCACCCTCTCTTCCCTTCTTCAGCTCCGATGGCGCGCGTTTTCTCACGCGCcacctctctccctctctcaaaTCCTCTCCTTACCACTGCCTTCTCCTCCATCCACTCTTCTTCTAGCCTGTCATTCACTCCCAAATTTAACCGCTTCCGCGTCCTTTGGTTATCGAAACATTCGGCGTTTGGTAAGAATTTTCACGCTTTGAGCGGGGAAGGCGATGGTAGGCTTCTGCGGCCAACAGGAGGGAGGGTTTGGGCGGCACAGCGAGGGTACCGTAAAGTGAGGAGGCGGGCGGTGCCGAAGATTAGAGAGAAGGGGTTAGAGCTCAATGTCAGCATTTGCATTGAAGAAAAGCTTCCCGATGATCCTGAAATCTTG AGTATTGCAGAATTGCTTCGTCTTAACGTGCCAATGGCAATGAAGTTAGCGTTCGATGATTTAAAAGATTCAGTTCATAAAACAAGAGATATGGCTATAAGGGATGTTGGAGGATTTGAAAGTGTTGAATTGTCTGTACTTCTTTGCAATGATGAGTTTATTCGCGAACTTAATAAGGAATGGAGGGATGAGGACCATGCTACTGATGTTCTCTCCATGTCACAACATGTTCCTCAACTCAAGCTTCCAATT CTTATGTTGGGTGACATTGTCATATCTGTTGAGACAGCTGCACGACAAGCAGAGGAAAGAGGGCATACTCTTATTGATGAAATCCGCATCCTCTTG GTTCATGGTTTATTGCATCTTTTAGGATTTGATCATGAGATCAGTGAAGAAGCTGAAGCTGAGAtggagaaggaggaggaacTTCTTTTGAAGAGTCTTGGGTGGAAGGGAAAGGGACTAATTCAGAGTGCATATGATGCTGAAACTAATGTGAATCTTCAAACAGAAAATTTACATG ACAGGAAAAAAGAAGGCTGTCTCCGATTCTATAAACCAAAATTCAACTATATCTTTTGCGACATGGATG GGACATTGCTGAACAGCAGAAGTCAAATTTCCTGGACAAATGCAAAAGCTTTGAAAGAAGCATTGTCAAGGGGTGTAAAGGTGGTGATAGCAACTGGAAAA GCTCGACCTGCTGCAATAAGTATTTTGAAGAAGGTGGAGTTAGCTGGTAAAGATGGTGTTATCTCCGAGTTATCTCCTGGAGTTTTCTTGcag GGGTTGCTTGTTTATGGTAGACAGGGTCGGGAAATTTTTAGAAGCAATTTAGATCCAAGTGTCTGCAGAGAG GCATGCCTCTACTCTTTGGAGCATAAGGTTCCTCTCGTTGCATTCAGCAATGACCGTTGCTTAACACTATTTGATCATCCCATTGTTGATTCACTGCATGCCATATATCATGAGCCAAAG GCAGAGATCATGCCTTCAGTTGAGCATCTCCTTGCTGCTGCTGACATACAG AAGCTGATCTTTTTAGACACTGTTGATGGAGTGGCTAGTTCATTGCGGCCTTACTGGTCACAAGCAACTGGGGATCGTGCAGATGTTGTCCAAGCTATTCCATACATGCTTGAAATTGTTCCACGAGGAACATCAAAGGGGAGTGGAGTAAAATTGCTCCTTGACCATTTGGGTATCACTGCAAAGGAG GTAATGGCCATTGGTGATGGGGAAAATGACATTGAGATGCTTGAGTTGGCCTCTCTAGGCATTGCTCTTAGCAATGGATCAGAGAAGACAAAAGCTGTGGCCGATATAATTGGTGCCAGCAATGATGAAGATGGGGTAGCAGATGCCATCTATCGGTATGCGTTCTAA
- the LOC110604152 gene encoding endoribonuclease YBEY, chloroplastic isoform X2 — MPPPLSRLLRTLHPLFPSSAPMARVFSRATSLPLSNPLLTTAFSSIHSSSSLSFTPKFNRFRVLWLSKHSAFGKNFHALSGEGDGRLLRPTGGRVWAAQRGYRKVRRRAVPKIREKGLELNVSICIEEKLPDDPEILSIAELLRLNVPMAMKLAFDDLKDSVHKTRDMAIRDVGGFESVELSVLLCNDEFIRELNKEWRDEDHATDVLSMSQHVPQLKLPILMLGDIVISVETAARQAEERGHTLIDEIRILLVHGLLHLLGFDHEISEEAEAEMEKEEELLLKSLGWKGKGLIQSAYDAETNVNLQTENLHDRKKEGCLRFYKPKFNYIFCDMDGTLLNSRSQISWTNAKALKEALSRGVKVVIATGKARPAAISILKKVELAGKDGVISELSPGVFLQGLLVYGRQGREIFRSNLDPSVCREACLYSLEHKVPLVAFSNDRCLTLFDHPIVDSLHAIYHEPKAEIMPSVEHLLAAADIQVMAIGDGENDIEMLELASLGIALSNGSEKTKAVADIIGASNDEDGVADAIYRYAF, encoded by the exons ATGCCGCCTCCCCTCTCTCGTCTCCTCCGCACTCTCCACCCTCTCTTCCCTTCTTCAGCTCCGATGGCGCGCGTTTTCTCACGCGCcacctctctccctctctcaaaTCCTCTCCTTACCACTGCCTTCTCCTCCATCCACTCTTCTTCTAGCCTGTCATTCACTCCCAAATTTAACCGCTTCCGCGTCCTTTGGTTATCGAAACATTCGGCGTTTGGTAAGAATTTTCACGCTTTGAGCGGGGAAGGCGATGGTAGGCTTCTGCGGCCAACAGGAGGGAGGGTTTGGGCGGCACAGCGAGGGTACCGTAAAGTGAGGAGGCGGGCGGTGCCGAAGATTAGAGAGAAGGGGTTAGAGCTCAATGTCAGCATTTGCATTGAAGAAAAGCTTCCCGATGATCCTGAAATCTTG AGTATTGCAGAATTGCTTCGTCTTAACGTGCCAATGGCAATGAAGTTAGCGTTCGATGATTTAAAAGATTCAGTTCATAAAACAAGAGATATGGCTATAAGGGATGTTGGAGGATTTGAAAGTGTTGAATTGTCTGTACTTCTTTGCAATGATGAGTTTATTCGCGAACTTAATAAGGAATGGAGGGATGAGGACCATGCTACTGATGTTCTCTCCATGTCACAACATGTTCCTCAACTCAAGCTTCCAATT CTTATGTTGGGTGACATTGTCATATCTGTTGAGACAGCTGCACGACAAGCAGAGGAAAGAGGGCATACTCTTATTGATGAAATCCGCATCCTCTTG GTTCATGGTTTATTGCATCTTTTAGGATTTGATCATGAGATCAGTGAAGAAGCTGAAGCTGAGAtggagaaggaggaggaacTTCTTTTGAAGAGTCTTGGGTGGAAGGGAAAGGGACTAATTCAGAGTGCATATGATGCTGAAACTAATGTGAATCTTCAAACAGAAAATTTACATG ACAGGAAAAAAGAAGGCTGTCTCCGATTCTATAAACCAAAATTCAACTATATCTTTTGCGACATGGATG GGACATTGCTGAACAGCAGAAGTCAAATTTCCTGGACAAATGCAAAAGCTTTGAAAGAAGCATTGTCAAGGGGTGTAAAGGTGGTGATAGCAACTGGAAAA GCTCGACCTGCTGCAATAAGTATTTTGAAGAAGGTGGAGTTAGCTGGTAAAGATGGTGTTATCTCCGAGTTATCTCCTGGAGTTTTCTTGcag GGGTTGCTTGTTTATGGTAGACAGGGTCGGGAAATTTTTAGAAGCAATTTAGATCCAAGTGTCTGCAGAGAG GCATGCCTCTACTCTTTGGAGCATAAGGTTCCTCTCGTTGCATTCAGCAATGACCGTTGCTTAACACTATTTGATCATCCCATTGTTGATTCACTGCATGCCATATATCATGAGCCAAAG GCAGAGATCATGCCTTCAGTTGAGCATCTCCTTGCTGCTGCTGACATACAG GTAATGGCCATTGGTGATGGGGAAAATGACATTGAGATGCTTGAGTTGGCCTCTCTAGGCATTGCTCTTAGCAATGGATCAGAGAAGACAAAAGCTGTGGCCGATATAATTGGTGCCAGCAATGATGAAGATGGGGTAGCAGATGCCATCTATCGGTATGCGTTCTAA
- the LOC110603441 gene encoding receptor-like protein kinase 5, whose translation MSKLPLTFLNFFLFFFLTSIPSSVISQNVITEQAILLKLKQQLGNPPLLQSWNSSSSQCNWTEITCTDGKVTGISLQTKNITTTIPATICDLRNLTVLILSDNFIPGGFPRVLYNCSKLQVLDLSQNNLVGPIPDDIDQGLSTLKYLQVAGNNFSGDIPPAIGNLMELQSLFLNSNQFNGTFPKEIGNLANLEELGLAYNLFVPSTIPVEFGKLSKLKFLWITDANLIGTIPEHLANLSSLVKLDLARNNLEGSIPDGLFSLKNLSYLYLFHNKLSGEIPQKVEALNLVEIDLAMNGLSGSIPEDFGKLQNLQLLNLYNNKLSGEIPPSMGRISTLRTFKLFTNNLSGILPPELGLHSKLEFFEVSTNHFSGQLPENLCAGGVLLGVVAYSNNLTGKVPQSLGNCQTLRTVQLYDNNFFGEIPSGIWTAFNMTYLMLSDNSFSGELPSSLACNLSRLELKNNKFSGPIPTGISSWVNLIVFEASNNLFSGAIPEEMTSLSHLTTLLLDGNQLSAQLPSKMISWKSLTTLNLSRNALSGQIPAAMGSLPDLLDLDLSENHFSGKIPSELGQLRLVSLNLSFNQLFGQIPDQFDNLAYENSFLNNSNLCAVNPVLNLPNCYFRPRSSNKLSSKFLAMILVLAITIFIVTAILTMFAVRDYLTKKHKRELALWKLTSFQKVGFTQANILPSLTENNLIGSGGSGKVYRVSVNRAGEFVAVKRIWNIRKVDEKLDKEFVAEVEILGTIRHSNIVKLLCCISREDSKLLVYEYMENQSLDRWLHGKNRRSSSGTNSVHNVSLDWPRRMQIAIGAAKGLCYMHHDCSPPIIHRDVKSSNILLDSEFTARIADFGLAKMLAKQGEAYTMSAVAGSFGYIAPEYAYTTKVNEKIDVYSFGVVLLELVTGREPNNGDENTSLAEWAWRRNAEGKPIVDCLDEEIKELCYIEEMTTVFKLGLICTSTAPSTRPSMKDVLQILRRTSLRNNGEKLGIEFDFAPLLGHATYLSTYKGSEKLSDDEYDSSLYSV comes from the exons ATGTCTAAACTACCCCTCACATTTCTGAACTTCTTTCTGTTCTTCTTCCTAACGTCTATACCCTCCTCTGTAATTTCACAAAATGTCATCACAGAGCAAGCCATTCTCTTGAAACTCAAGCAACAACTGGGGAATCCACCTTTACTCCAGTCATGGAACTCCTCATCATCGCAGTGCAATTGGACGGAAATTACCTGTACGGACGGCAAGGTTACCGGCATTTCTCTCCAAACCAAGAACATCACAACAACAATCCCGGCGACAATCTGTGACCTCAGAAACCTCACTGTTCTTATCTTGTCCGATAACTTCATCCCCGGAGGATTTCCGAGAGTTCTATACAATTGCTCAAAGCTCCAAGTCTTGGACCTTTCTCAAAATAATTTAGTTGGTCCAATACCTGATGATATTGATCAAGGGCTTTCAACTCTCAAATACTTGCAGGTTGCTGGAAATAACTTCTCTGGCGACATTCCACCTGCGATAGGTAATCTAATGGAGTTGCAGTCCCTGTTTCTGAATTCAAATCAGTTCAATGGAACGTTTCCTAAGGAGATTGGTAACTTGGCCAATCTAGAAGAATTAGGATTGGCCTATAATTTGTTTGTGCCTTCAACAATTCCAGTGGAGTTTGGTAAGCTAAGCAAGTTGAAGTTCCTGTGGATTACAGATGCCAATTTGATCGGCACCATCCCTGAACATTTGGCCAATCTTTCAAGTCTTGTGAAATTGGATTTGGCAAGAAACAATCTGGAAGGTAGTATTCCTGATGGGTTGTTTTCATTGAAGAATTTGAGCTATTTGTATCTGTTTCATAATAAATTGTCTGGGGAGATTCCCCAGAAAGTAGAAGCATTGAATTTGGTGGAAATTGATCTTGCTATGAACGGCTTAAGCGGCTCGATACCGGAAGACTTTGGCAAGTTGCAGAACCTTCAACTTCTCAATCTGTATAACAATAAGTTATCTGGTGAAATCCCCCCAAGCATGGGTCGCATTTCTACACTCAGAACTTTCAAGCTTTTCACCAACAACTTGAGTGGAATCCTGCCACCAGAACTAGGTCTCCATTCGAAGCTCGAATTTTTTGAGGTTTCAACTAATCATTTCAGTGGCCAACTACCAGAAAATCTCTGTGCTGGAGGTGTTTTACTAGGTGTTGTCGCATATTCAAACAATCTCACAGGGAAGGTGCCTCAGTCGCTTGGAAACTGTCAGACTTTGCGCACTGTTCAGCTTTATGACAACAACTTTTTTGGGGAGATACCTTCAGGTATTTGGACAGCCTTCAATATGACATACTTGATGCTGAGTGATAATTCATTTTCGGGTGAACTTCCAAGTTCGCTGGCTTGCAATTTGTCCAGGTTGGAGCTCAAAAACAACAAATTTTCTGGTCCAATTCCTACTGGAATTTCTAGTTGGGTGAATTTGATTGTTTTTGAGGCAAGTAACAATCTATTTTCCGGTGCAATTCCAGAGGAAATGACCAGCCTGTCTCATCTTACTACCCTTTTGCTTGATGGCAATCAACTCTCTGCTCAACTTCCATCCAAGATGATCTCCTGGAAGTCACTGACAACACTGAATCTCTCAAGAAATGCACTTTCAGGCCAAATCCCAGCAGCGATGGGGTCTTTACCTGATCTGCTTGACTTGGACTTATCTGAAAACCATTTCTCTGGCAAAATCCCATCCGAGTTAGGCCAACTGAGGCTTGTATCACTCAACTTGTCCTTCAATCAACTTTTTGGCCAAATCCCTGATCAATTTGATAACCTTGCTTATGAAAACAGCTTTCTGAACAATTCTAATCTTTGTGCTGTTAATCCAGTTCTAAACCTTCCAAATTGCTATTTCAGACCTAGAAGTTCCAACAAACTGTCCTCTAAATTTCTTGCGATGATCCTTGTTCTTGCCATAACTATCTTCATAGTTACTGCTATATTAACCATGTTTGCAGTTAGAGACTATCTGACAAAGAAGCATAAACGTGAACTGGCGTTATGGAAACTGACCTCATTCCAGAAAGTAGGTTTCACACAAGCAAACATTTTGCCAAGTTTGACAGAAAATAATCTGATTGGAAGTGGGGGATCAGGGAAGGTATACCGCGTTTCTGTGAACCGTGCAGGAGAATTTGTTGCAGTTAAGAGGATTTGGAACATTAGAAAAGTTGATGAGAAGCTTGACAAAGAATTTGTGGCAGAGGTTGAAATACTTGGCACAATTAGGCACTCAAATATAGTGAAGTTATTGTGCTGCATTTCAAGAGAGGACTCGAAGCTTCTTGTTTACGAATACATGGAGAATCAGAGCTTGGATAGATGGCTTCACGGAAAGAACAGAAGGTCATCATCAGGGACAAACTCTGTCCATAATGTTTCCTTGGATTGGCCTAGAAGGATGCAGATTGCCATTGGAGCTGCAAAAGGACTATGTTACATGCACCATGACTGTTCCCCACCTATAATTCATCGAGATGTCAAGTCTAGTAACATCTTGTTGGATTCTGAATTCACTGCTAGAATTGCAGATTTTGGACTTGCCAAAATGTTGGCTAAGCAAGGAGAGGCTTACACGATGTCTGCTGTGGCCGGCTCTTTCGGTTACATTGCCCCAG AGTATGCTTATACAACAAAAGTGAATGAGAAGATCGATGTTTACAGCTTCGGAGTTGTTCTCCTGGAGCTAGTGACAGGACGAGAACCCAATAATGGGGACGAGAATACCAGCCTTGCAGAATGGGCTTGGAGGCGAAATGCAGAGGGAAAGCCTATTGTCGATTGTCTCGATGAGGAAATCAAGGAACTGTGTTACATAGAAGAAATGACCACTGTATTCAAGCTAGGACTCATTTGTACTAGCACTGCACCGTCCACAAGGCCTTCAATGAAGGATGTTTTGCAGATTCTACGTAGAACTTCTCTGAGGAATAATGGGGAGAAGTTAGGAATCGAGTTTGATTTTGCTCCTCTTCTTGGCCATGCTACTTATCTTTCTACTTACAAGGGAAGCGAGAAACTATCAGATGATGAGTATGACAGTAGCCTTTACAGTGTATGA